The following coding sequences lie in one Enterococcus sp. 9E7_DIV0242 genomic window:
- a CDS encoding AzlD domain-containing protein, whose translation MLNSYVLLTILGCSIVTWLPRVIPFALTKKVTFPKPLLDFLSYIPICILTALLLQSVLVYKDGEFPTVKLLEAISCIPTLLVAVRTKDLMKTVIVGIVTIALLRLIF comes from the coding sequence ATGCTGAATAGTTATGTGTTGCTTACCATATTAGGGTGCTCAATTGTTACTTGGCTACCTCGAGTCATTCCGTTTGCACTAACTAAAAAAGTAACGTTTCCAAAGCCGCTACTAGATTTTCTGTCATATATACCGATTTGTATTTTAACAGCGTTGTTGCTTCAAAGTGTATTAGTTTACAAAGATGGCGAATTTCCAACAGTTAAGCTGCTTGAAGCAATCAGTTGTATTCCTACGCTGCTTGTAGCTGTTCGAACAAAGGATTTAATGAAAACTGTGATTGTGGGTATTGTGACAATTGCATTGCTAAGACTCATTTTTTAA
- the dnaG gene encoding DNA primase: MAQRIPQEVIDEVRERTNIVEIVGQYVQLKKSGKNYMGLCPFHEERSPSFSVAEDKQIFHCFGCGKGGSVFNFVQEIEGISFPEAVQKIADMEQIPLQINLSDHIEKSAPNSQQHKLLELHKKAAELYHHVLLNTQIGEPALNYLLERGLTKELIEEFQIGFAPQKRDFLSQVFSNEKVDASLFQESGLFIQRDSGEFLDRFYQRIMFPIWDAKGKIIAFSGRLLKTEDFSGDDMPKYLNSPETQLFNKRDTLFNFNRARKEIRKEDTVFLFEGFMDVIAAWEAGIKSGVASMGTSLTNEQIRQLERAAGELVICYDGDSAGVEATNRAISLLSDHSRFKLSIVNIPEKLDPDDYLRKYGRDSFRELALHGRETVFAFKMRYHRLARNMSNEKEQLDYVNAMLQELANVDSPLEKDRYLTLLAEEFHLSSQSLEEQLRMIEAEQRQVSRDNRQYQSHQGQQQPPEFPPSFEEEMPTASFQNKEHFSKVEKAERMLLYRLMNESSVRAMVQQREFAFAHTHYQELYLLIDGFLSIYPEFVLAQFLEFLQDDGLKKLVVDISYQEMSEESSERELGDLLNVIDHSDIEEQIQQKNIEKREAERLGNRVRVDELALELITLAKKRQKTR; encoded by the coding sequence ATGGCACAAAGAATACCTCAAGAGGTAATCGATGAGGTAAGAGAACGGACAAATATCGTTGAAATCGTTGGTCAATATGTTCAATTGAAAAAATCCGGTAAGAATTATATGGGACTATGTCCGTTTCATGAAGAGCGGTCACCTTCTTTTTCTGTAGCAGAAGATAAACAAATTTTTCATTGCTTTGGCTGTGGAAAAGGTGGCAGTGTCTTCAATTTTGTTCAAGAAATCGAAGGCATTAGTTTCCCAGAAGCCGTGCAGAAAATTGCGGATATGGAGCAGATTCCTCTACAAATCAATTTATCCGACCATATTGAAAAAAGTGCACCGAACAGTCAACAGCATAAATTGTTGGAGCTTCATAAGAAAGCGGCTGAGCTGTATCATCATGTATTGTTGAATACACAAATCGGTGAACCGGCGTTAAACTATCTTTTAGAGCGGGGCTTGACGAAAGAGCTTATTGAGGAGTTTCAAATTGGTTTTGCTCCACAAAAACGTGATTTTTTAAGTCAAGTGTTTTCAAATGAAAAAGTAGATGCCAGTCTTTTTCAAGAATCAGGGTTGTTTATTCAAAGAGACAGCGGCGAATTTCTTGATCGTTTTTATCAGCGGATCATGTTTCCAATTTGGGACGCAAAAGGGAAAATCATTGCATTTTCCGGAAGACTGCTAAAGACAGAAGATTTCTCCGGCGATGATATGCCGAAATATTTGAATAGTCCTGAAACACAGTTGTTTAATAAGCGGGACACGCTCTTCAACTTTAATCGGGCGCGCAAGGAAATTCGTAAGGAAGATACGGTCTTTCTTTTTGAAGGGTTTATGGATGTCATTGCTGCATGGGAAGCTGGTATAAAAAGCGGAGTCGCTTCGATGGGTACAAGCCTTACAAATGAGCAAATTAGACAGCTAGAGCGAGCAGCTGGTGAACTTGTCATTTGTTACGATGGGGACAGTGCCGGAGTAGAAGCAACCAATCGAGCCATTTCACTGTTGAGCGATCATAGTCGATTCAAACTCAGTATTGTGAACATTCCGGAAAAGCTTGATCCAGACGATTATCTTCGAAAATATGGGCGCGACTCTTTTCGTGAGTTAGCTTTGCATGGCAGAGAAACAGTCTTTGCATTCAAGATGCGCTACCATAGACTTGCTCGCAATATGAGCAACGAAAAGGAACAGCTGGATTACGTAAATGCTATGCTTCAAGAGCTGGCAAATGTGGATTCGCCATTAGAAAAAGATCGATACCTAACTCTTTTGGCAGAGGAGTTCCACCTTTCCAGTCAAAGTCTTGAAGAGCAGCTGCGAATGATTGAAGCGGAGCAGCGGCAGGTATCCAGAGACAATCGCCAGTATCAGAGTCATCAAGGACAGCAGCAACCACCCGAATTTCCACCGTCGTTTGAAGAGGAAATGCCAACTGCTTCTTTTCAGAATAAAGAGCATTTTTCTAAAGTTGAAAAAGCGGAGCGGATGTTGCTTTATCGTTTGATGAATGAAAGCAGTGTTCGAGCGATGGTGCAACAGCGAGAATTTGCATTTGCTCATACACACTATCAGGAACTTTATTTGCTTATCGATGGTTTTCTATCGATTTATCCGGAGTTTGTATTGGCTCAGTTTCTTGAATTTCTTCAGGATGATGGCTTGAAAAAGCTGGTTGTTGATATCTCTTATCAAGAAATGTCGGAGGAAAGCTCAGAGAGAGAGTTGGGCGATTTATTGAATGTCATCGATCATTCAGATATTGAAGAGCAGATTCAGCAAAAGAATATAGAAAAACGAGAAGCAGAACGGCTAGGAAATCGTGTGCGTGTCGACGAATTAGCCTTGGAATTGATCACTTTAGCAAAAAAAAGACAAAAAACCAGATAA
- a CDS encoding lysozyme family protein codes for MKIIKRLGIIFISIIIISLLYIGYKIYGNVQQVIKYDNQVTEAVEANGISEYKDTVLAIIYTESKGQAADLMQSSESVYGQQAVIDDPQESIAYGVKFLAEAIQQNKEAGNDLWTAVQAYNYGLEYIRFVQEHGGKNTLALSEEYSKEFLSPLLGNSDAETYPYYRLQSIFHNGGFLYKNGGNMFYADIVKMNQRFIKWFG; via the coding sequence ATGAAAATCATAAAAAGATTAGGCATCATTTTTATTAGCATAATCATCATCAGTTTACTATATATAGGGTATAAAATTTACGGCAATGTTCAGCAGGTTATCAAGTATGACAATCAGGTAACTGAGGCAGTAGAAGCAAACGGAATTTCTGAATATAAAGATACTGTTTTGGCAATCATTTACACGGAATCCAAGGGTCAAGCAGCTGATTTGATGCAGAGCAGCGAAAGTGTCTACGGCCAACAGGCAGTGATTGATGATCCTCAGGAGAGTATTGCCTACGGGGTCAAATTCTTAGCTGAAGCGATCCAGCAAAATAAGGAAGCTGGAAATGATTTATGGACCGCAGTTCAAGCGTATAATTACGGATTGGAATATATTCGTTTTGTGCAGGAGCATGGAGGGAAGAACACCCTTGCACTTTCGGAGGAGTATTCAAAAGAATTCTTGTCTCCATTGCTTGGAAATAGCGATGCAGAAACCTATCCGTATTACCGACTGCAATCGATTTTTCACAACGGCGGATTTCTCTATAAAAATGGCGGGAATATGTTTTATGCAGATATCGTCAAAATGAATCAACGATTTATCAAGTGGTTTGGATAA
- a CDS encoding class I SAM-dependent DNA methyltransferase — protein sequence MSNVSKFEMMAKRYDSEDRLAVATIIANELREKISPHHYETALDFGCGTGLVGLQLTDLFQQMIFTDPSTGMIEQVEKKLAEQKITTVSAMNIDLLSESESKTAIQVDCIYMSQVLLHISDTKQVFEKLKPLIKPNGRLLIVDFDLTATVQSSEIHPGFSHEQLTTLAEAAGYKTITITTFYHGKNLLMNQDTSMFIMEATV from the coding sequence ATGAGTAATGTAAGTAAATTTGAAATGATGGCTAAACGCTACGATTCTGAGGATCGTTTGGCAGTAGCAACGATTATTGCAAACGAATTAAGAGAAAAAATCAGCCCTCATCACTATGAAACAGCCCTCGATTTTGGTTGTGGAACAGGTTTAGTTGGTTTACAGTTGACCGATCTTTTCCAACAAATGATCTTTACAGACCCCTCTACTGGCATGATTGAACAGGTTGAAAAAAAGCTAGCTGAACAAAAAATCACTACTGTTTCTGCCATGAACATTGATTTACTTTCAGAATCAGAGTCCAAAACAGCAATTCAAGTTGACTGCATCTATATGTCACAAGTATTGCTTCATATCTCTGATACCAAGCAGGTTTTTGAAAAGCTGAAGCCTCTTATTAAGCCAAATGGTCGCTTACTGATCGTTGATTTTGATTTGACTGCTACTGTTCAATCGAGTGAAATTCATCCAGGTTTTTCTCATGAGCAACTGACTACTTTAGCAGAAGCTGCCGGATATAAAACTATCACTATCACAACCTTTTATCACGGAAAAAATCTTTTGATGAACCAAGATACTTCCATGTTTATTATGGAAGCAACTGTTTAA
- a CDS encoding AzlC family ABC transporter permease, producing MTEKGYETFREGFYACLPTVLGYAGIGIAAGVVGKSVGLSVFQVGLMSILVYAGSAQFIICGMLAIQAPVSAIILTTFLVNLRHFLMSMSVASYFSEEPLVTNVGIGSLLTDESYGVLMTAIANDHKISSVWTHGLNITAYLAWIGSTVVGAMLGNWIPDPNMLGLDFALVAMFAGLFVLQVDTAIKKSMKKTMIVLISVCISLYVLMRFVSPEVAVLVATLIGCGVGVTIPDAE from the coding sequence ATGACGGAGAAGGGGTATGAAACATTTCGGGAAGGCTTTTATGCATGTCTGCCAACTGTACTCGGGTATGCAGGAATCGGCATTGCGGCAGGTGTAGTAGGAAAAAGTGTTGGACTATCTGTTTTTCAAGTCGGTTTGATGTCTATTCTTGTGTATGCAGGGAGTGCACAATTTATTATTTGCGGAATGTTGGCGATTCAAGCACCAGTTTCAGCAATTATTCTGACAACATTTCTAGTGAATCTTAGACATTTTTTGATGAGTATGTCAGTAGCCAGCTATTTTTCTGAAGAGCCGTTGGTAACGAACGTTGGGATAGGCAGTCTTTTGACGGATGAATCCTATGGAGTACTAATGACAGCTATTGCAAATGATCATAAAATCAGTTCCGTCTGGACGCATGGATTGAATATCACAGCCTATTTGGCTTGGATTGGTTCAACCGTAGTGGGAGCAATGCTGGGAAATTGGATTCCGGACCCAAATATGTTGGGCTTGGACTTTGCCTTGGTAGCTATGTTCGCCGGATTGTTTGTTTTACAGGTTGATACAGCAATTAAAAAATCAATGAAAAAAACGATGATTGTTTTGATTTCTGTTTGTATCTCATTGTATGTACTTATGCGTTTTGTTTCACCGGAAGTGGCAGTTTTGGTTGCTACTTTGATTGGCTGTGGAGTGGGGGTGACGATACCTGATGCTGAATAG
- a CDS encoding CvfB family protein: MNELLGNIFTALVIDQNDQYYFLQKNGVTFRLAKEEGEHQLGEAVEGFAYLNQKQEPVMTTVIPGSRIGQYAFGTVTGVRRDLGVFVDIGLEDKDIVVSLDALSTMKELWPKKGDRLMIALKVDDKGRIWGELAEEKHFQAMAHPGGPEMQNKNVSGTVYRLKMAGTYVLTDDLKIGFIHPSERFQEPRLGEQINGRVIGVRPDGLLNLSLKPRAHEAIEGDAGMILTFLERSAEGKIPFTDKSEPEEIMQAFGISKGQFKRALGQLLKGKRIKQEDGYTILLKD; the protein is encoded by the coding sequence ATGAATGAATTATTAGGAAATATATTTACAGCATTGGTCATTGATCAAAATGATCAGTACTATTTTCTTCAAAAAAATGGCGTAACTTTTCGTCTAGCGAAAGAAGAAGGCGAGCATCAGCTCGGAGAGGCAGTTGAAGGTTTTGCTTATTTGAATCAAAAGCAAGAGCCGGTAATGACGACTGTGATTCCTGGTAGTCGAATAGGACAATATGCGTTCGGTACAGTTACTGGAGTAAGAAGAGATTTAGGCGTCTTTGTTGATATTGGATTAGAAGATAAAGACATTGTGGTATCACTTGATGCGCTATCTACAATGAAAGAGTTGTGGCCTAAAAAGGGTGATCGATTGATGATTGCGCTGAAAGTAGACGATAAAGGACGTATTTGGGGAGAGTTGGCAGAAGAGAAGCATTTCCAAGCGATGGCTCATCCTGGTGGTCCAGAAATGCAAAACAAAAATGTTTCCGGAACGGTTTATCGATTGAAAATGGCTGGTACCTATGTGTTGACAGATGACTTGAAAATCGGTTTTATTCATCCTTCCGAGCGGTTTCAAGAACCGCGTTTAGGAGAGCAAATTAACGGACGTGTTATTGGTGTCCGTCCGGATGGGTTGTTGAATCTTTCTTTGAAGCCAAGAGCTCATGAAGCAATTGAAGGCGATGCAGGGATGATCCTGACATTTCTTGAGCGTTCTGCAGAAGGAAAGATTCCTTTTACAGATAAATCAGAGCCGGAAGAAATCATGCAAGCCTTTGGGATAAGTAAAGGTCAATTCA
- a CDS encoding cation-translocating P-type ATPase, which yields MSSNKFELKQGLTAQEVESRKQQGLQNDYEENVAKSTKDIIYDNVMTLFNFLNFAIAVFLFAVGAYSNLAFLAIILVNMGMGIYQEIHARNLVQKLSIVAKEDVTVIRDGREQSIGTDELVMDDIVLISAGEQVPSDMKVIDGKAEANEALLTGESDLIVKMDGDVLLSGSFLSSGQVYAQVIHVGADNYAVKITSEAKVHKPIRSELIRSIRKVSKFTSFVIIPLGIILFIEGYFIRESGMKDSVVASAAALLGMLPKGLVLLISIALTTGVIKLAKKRILVQDMYAMETLAHVDTLCLDKTGTITEGKMKVQHVHELNPKFNESLPLIIGSYLAESTDNNITMQAIRDHFEVSNRYGAVKTMPFSSEKKWGAIQFNEIGTVVLGAPEKLFSEDRLPKEVFTAQEEGYRTLMLGIAEQGILDDDGTLPYLEPLVLLEIDDPIRQNANETLAYLREEGIDIKVISGDNPVTVSNIARRAGLVGYESYIDLSTKKTEEEVRQAVHEYTVFGRVSPQQKRTLVRELKDNQRVVAMTGDGVNDVLALREADCSIAMAEGDGATRQISNLVLLDSDFTTLPDVLFEGRRVVNNVTRVASVFFIKTIYSLILSVICGLTAIAFPFIPIQITLIDLAIEGYPAFFLSFESDKRKVQGKFLPTALRNASVNAVLVVINIVAVYLIGENQGFSHLDTTTLMYYLLIGISCMAVVRACLPLNPLRIFLIVTTIGGIYVAAMLFHHILEVGFLTSTTLPIFVAMMAINIIVRVLIGFYKMKKSNLTISEL from the coding sequence GTGTCGTCAAATAAATTTGAGCTGAAGCAGGGGCTGACTGCGCAAGAAGTAGAGAGTAGAAAGCAACAGGGGCTTCAGAACGACTATGAGGAAAACGTCGCAAAATCAACAAAGGATATTATCTATGATAATGTCATGACGTTGTTCAACTTTTTGAATTTTGCCATTGCTGTTTTTCTATTTGCTGTAGGAGCGTATTCAAACCTAGCATTTTTAGCGATTATTTTAGTTAATATGGGGATGGGGATTTATCAGGAAATCCATGCTCGAAATCTGGTACAAAAACTGTCTATCGTAGCAAAAGAAGATGTGACAGTCATTCGTGATGGACGAGAACAGTCAATCGGAACAGATGAGCTGGTTATGGATGATATCGTTTTGATTTCTGCGGGCGAACAAGTGCCTTCTGACATGAAGGTTATTGATGGAAAAGCCGAAGCAAATGAAGCGTTACTGACGGGCGAATCTGATTTGATTGTTAAAATGGATGGCGATGTTTTATTATCAGGGAGCTTTTTATCCAGTGGTCAGGTGTACGCACAAGTGATTCATGTTGGTGCAGATAACTATGCCGTAAAAATCACTTCGGAAGCCAAAGTACACAAGCCTATTCGCTCAGAGCTGATTCGTTCGATCCGTAAAGTATCGAAATTTACCAGCTTTGTCATTATTCCATTGGGGATCATTTTGTTTATTGAAGGTTATTTCATTCGTGAATCTGGAATGAAAGACTCGGTCGTCGCCTCTGCAGCAGCGCTTTTGGGAATGCTTCCTAAAGGTTTGGTTCTGCTGATAAGTATCGCCTTAACGACGGGCGTAATCAAACTGGCCAAAAAACGTATTTTGGTTCAGGATATGTACGCTATGGAAACGTTAGCGCATGTTGATACATTATGTCTGGATAAAACGGGGACGATCACTGAGGGTAAAATGAAGGTGCAGCATGTTCATGAACTAAATCCTAAATTTAATGAAAGCTTACCTTTGATCATTGGAAGCTATTTAGCGGAAAGCACAGATAATAACATTACTATGCAAGCGATTCGAGACCATTTTGAGGTATCCAATCGTTATGGTGCAGTTAAGACGATGCCATTCTCCTCTGAAAAAAAATGGGGAGCGATTCAATTCAACGAGATCGGAACAGTCGTTCTTGGTGCGCCTGAAAAACTTTTCAGCGAAGATCGTTTACCCAAAGAAGTCTTCACTGCGCAAGAAGAAGGCTATCGTACCTTGATGCTTGGGATTGCGGAGCAGGGCATCTTGGATGATGACGGAACATTACCGTATTTGGAGCCATTGGTTCTGTTGGAAATCGATGATCCTATTCGCCAAAATGCCAATGAAACGTTGGCTTACCTTCGAGAAGAAGGGATAGATATCAAAGTAATTTCAGGGGATAACCCTGTGACTGTTTCAAACATCGCACGTCGAGCAGGCCTTGTAGGCTATGAATCTTATATAGATTTATCCACGAAAAAAACAGAAGAAGAGGTACGCCAAGCAGTTCATGAGTACACGGTTTTTGGCCGAGTTTCTCCACAACAGAAACGAACACTGGTAAGAGAGCTGAAAGATAATCAACGTGTAGTTGCTATGACAGGTGACGGCGTAAATGATGTGCTTGCATTAAGAGAGGCAGATTGTAGTATTGCGATGGCCGAGGGAGATGGTGCGACACGTCAGATTTCTAATTTGGTGTTGCTAGATTCAGATTTCACAACACTTCCAGATGTATTGTTTGAAGGGCGTCGTGTCGTGAATAATGTGACGCGTGTAGCCAGTGTCTTCTTTATCAAAACTATTTACTCATTGATCTTGTCAGTTATTTGTGGATTGACCGCTATTGCCTTTCCGTTTATCCCGATTCAAATCACCTTGATCGATTTGGCAATCGAAGGATATCCGGCGTTCTTTTTATCCTTTGAGTCAGATAAACGCAAGGTACAAGGGAAATTTTTGCCGACAGCATTACGCAATGCTTCAGTGAATGCTGTATTAGTTGTTATCAATATTGTGGCGGTTTACTTGATTGGAGAAAACCAAGGATTCAGTCATTTAGATACGACGACTCTGATGTATTATTTGCTGATCGGAATCAGCTGTATGGCAGTGGTTCGTGCGTGTTTGCCATTAAATCCGCTGCGTATCTTCCTGATTGTTACAACAATTGGCGGGATTTACGTGGCAGCAATGCTGTTCCACCATATTCTTGAAGTTGGCTTCTTAACTTCAACAACCTTGCCGATTTTTGTAGCAATGATGGCAATCAATATTATTGTTCGCGTATTGATTGGTTTTTATAAAATGAAAAAGAGCAACTTGACGATTAGTGAGCTTTAA
- a CDS encoding cell division site-positioning protein MapZ family protein: MTKHCPNCGNEIDDNEMKCPECGFEFSEDKENNKNEAAVVEQEDSTHQTENTSSHFEADEKNENIEWADLKDLSIGHVMNLFNEQQGQAPLEIPKEEVSDKEMDEAPVEEAAPKSENEQPDDSAISEEQVSNDQINDTPDEESTEHISADHVEEEKSETDSLGTASLKEYINAHKEEQKSADDSTSDEEIETETEDKKADQSVDTAEETTNEEVSSLDKSEDSVKEADHEGYSEEQALEESTNAEEKQQTAVVIPSKSKKPEEIEMDAAPIFFEEKDILPSELGPKKRSQFATLDDAQRPQTPSTDSQKEEKKRTKKLPIALAAAAVLALGAGGWYYVQNQGDAPKQETKVEDTKKSLFEETEATLNSYFTDDKQTYLKPEMVSVSTQSLEKDLEKLKKEDGYTDLEKTLNTIKEKQALITKVNELYVSPVISGSSYKEEAIASDKEITLEKETGTDEFSKLINQAIDQAQAQYTQLEKAKNAVDVIYKDGQARSLLSQETYEAAVTEVNKVKNEELKKTLTASLDSAKIALAGDTAASSEPVVEQPTEAASEANQVVASNQESSAVVNAPSAETNTAVDPSTFTGPDSNGVYTSPVYTVIPEHVADTSNVAWIWAAGVKERVLATCMERGYIVDGGYYLEPARIVNGQGYYNLYKTDGTYLVTINAQTGWFKGNASRNAGR; this comes from the coding sequence ATGACGAAGCATTGTCCGAATTGCGGAAATGAAATTGATGATAATGAGATGAAATGTCCTGAATGCGGTTTTGAATTTTCAGAGGATAAAGAAAATAATAAAAATGAGGCTGCAGTAGTTGAGCAGGAGGATTCAACGCATCAAACTGAAAACACTTCCTCTCACTTTGAAGCTGATGAAAAGAATGAGAATATCGAATGGGCTGATTTGAAGGACCTTAGTATCGGTCATGTTATGAACCTGTTCAACGAACAACAGGGACAAGCCCCTTTAGAGATACCTAAAGAAGAGGTTTCTGACAAAGAAATGGATGAAGCTCCTGTGGAAGAAGCTGCGCCTAAGTCAGAAAATGAACAACCAGATGATTCAGCCATAAGCGAAGAACAGGTGTCTAATGATCAAATCAATGACACTCCGGATGAAGAATCCACCGAGCATATTTCAGCGGATCATGTGGAAGAGGAAAAGAGTGAAACAGATTCGCTGGGTACAGCAAGTTTGAAAGAATATATCAACGCTCATAAAGAAGAACAGAAGTCAGCGGATGATTCAACGAGTGATGAAGAAATAGAGACAGAAACAGAGGACAAAAAAGCGGATCAATCCGTTGATACAGCCGAAGAAACTACAAATGAAGAGGTGTCATCTTTGGACAAGTCAGAAGACTCGGTCAAAGAGGCAGATCATGAGGGTTATTCAGAAGAACAAGCTTTAGAAGAATCAACGAACGCTGAGGAAAAGCAGCAAACCGCTGTTGTTATTCCTTCGAAAAGTAAAAAACCGGAAGAAATTGAGATGGATGCGGCCCCCATATTTTTTGAGGAAAAGGATATCCTGCCATCAGAATTAGGACCAAAAAAGAGATCTCAATTTGCTACACTTGATGATGCACAACGACCTCAAACGCCTTCTACAGACAGCCAAAAGGAGGAGAAGAAGAGAACAAAGAAACTTCCAATCGCTCTGGCAGCTGCAGCCGTGCTGGCATTAGGTGCTGGCGGCTGGTACTATGTACAAAATCAAGGCGACGCACCGAAGCAAGAAACCAAGGTAGAGGATACGAAGAAGAGCCTTTTCGAAGAAACTGAAGCAACCTTAAACAGCTATTTTACAGATGATAAGCAAACCTATCTCAAACCAGAAATGGTGTCTGTAAGCACACAAAGTCTTGAAAAAGATTTAGAAAAGCTGAAAAAAGAAGATGGCTATACTGATCTGGAAAAGACGCTGAATACAATCAAAGAGAAACAAGCACTTATTACTAAAGTGAATGAATTGTATGTTTCACCGGTAATATCAGGAAGTAGCTATAAAGAAGAAGCTATCGCTTCAGACAAAGAGATTACTTTGGAAAAAGAAACGGGTACAGATGAATTTTCTAAACTGATCAATCAAGCAATCGATCAAGCGCAAGCACAATATACTCAGCTTGAAAAAGCAAAAAATGCGGTTGATGTGATTTATAAAGACGGTCAGGCTAGATCCCTTCTGTCGCAAGAAACCTACGAGGCAGCGGTAACAGAAGTCAATAAAGTGAAAAATGAAGAGTTGAAAAAAACGTTGACTGCTTCTCTTGATAGTGCGAAGATCGCTCTTGCAGGAGATACAGCTGCAAGCTCAGAACCAGTGGTGGAACAGCCTACCGAGGCGGCTTCCGAAGCAAATCAAGTAGTAGCTTCTAATCAGGAGTCATCAGCTGTAGTTAATGCTCCGTCAGCAGAGACAAATACTGCCGTAGATCCAAGTACGTTTACTGGTCCGGATAGTAATGGTGTTTATACATCCCCAGTTTACACAGTGATTCCTGAGCACGTAGCAGATACTTCTAACGTTGCATGGATTTGGGCAGCCGGGGTCAAAGAAAGAGTTCTCGCAACCTGTATGGAACGTGGCTATATTGTTGATGGCGGCTATTATTTGGAGCCGGCAAGAATCGTTAACGGCCAAGGCTACTATAACTTGTATAAGACTGATGGCACGTATCTTGTAACAATCAATGCGCAAACAGGCTGGTTTAAGGGGAATGCGTCAAGAAATGCCGGACGTTGA
- the rpoD gene encoding RNA polymerase sigma factor RpoD: MEKETEKKYQAAVAGFVKENKPKGTVLYDDLTNKLATPFTLNAEEMEKLIQKIEDSGISVVDENGDPSEFSLKKDEKVATKAQMEDLSAPTGVKINDPVRMYLKEIGRVQLLTAEEEVDLALKIEEGDQEAKQRLAEANLRLVVSIAKRYVGRGMQFLDLIQEGNMGLMKAVEKFDYRKGFKFSTYATWWIRQAITRAIADQARTIRIPVHMVETINKLIRIQRQLLQDLGREPTPEEIGAEMDLPTEKVREILKIAQEPVSLETPIGEEDDSHLGDFIEDQDATSPAEHAAYELLKEQLEDVLDTLTDREENVLRLRFGLDDGRTRTLEEVGKVFGVTRERIRQIEAKALRKLRHPSRSKQLKDFLE; this comes from the coding sequence ATGGAAAAAGAAACAGAAAAGAAATATCAAGCGGCAGTTGCAGGCTTTGTCAAAGAAAACAAACCAAAAGGTACAGTTTTATATGATGATCTGACCAATAAGTTGGCAACACCATTTACATTAAATGCTGAAGAGATGGAAAAATTGATTCAAAAAATTGAAGATTCCGGAATCAGTGTGGTTGACGAAAATGGTGATCCAAGCGAATTTAGCCTGAAAAAAGACGAAAAAGTAGCGACCAAAGCTCAAATGGAAGATTTATCTGCCCCAACAGGTGTAAAGATCAATGATCCAGTACGTATGTATTTGAAAGAAATCGGTCGGGTTCAGTTGTTGACTGCTGAAGAAGAAGTCGACCTTGCATTAAAAATAGAAGAGGGCGATCAAGAAGCGAAACAACGATTGGCAGAAGCCAACCTTCGTTTAGTAGTTTCTATTGCTAAGCGGTATGTAGGACGTGGTATGCAGTTCTTGGATTTGATTCAAGAAGGAAACATGGGCTTGATGAAAGCTGTAGAAAAATTTGACTACCGTAAAGGGTTCAAGTTCTCTACTTATGCGACTTGGTGGATTCGTCAGGCAATTACCCGTGCAATCGCTGACCAAGCACGTACAATTCGTATCCCTGTGCATATGGTTGAAACGATCAATAAACTGATTCGTATTCAACGTCAATTGTTACAGGATCTTGGAAGAGAACCTACACCAGAAGAAATCGGTGCTGAAATGGATTTACCAACTGAAAAAGTTCGTGAGATCCTTAAGATTGCTCAAGAGCCTGTTTCACTGGAAACGCCAATTGGTGAGGAAGATGATTCTCATTTAGGGGATTTCATTGAAGACCAAGATGCGACCAGTCCGGCAGAACATGCTGCGTATGAATTGTTAAAAGAGCAGTTGGAAGATGTTCTTGATACATTAACGGACCGTGAAGAAAATGTTTTGCGATTGCGTTTTGGACTTGATGATGGAAGAACACGAACACTGGAAGAAGTTGGGAAGGTATTCGGTGTAACCCGTGAACGTATCCGTCAGATCGAAGCAAAAGCATTACGCAAATTGAGACATCCATCACGCTCTAAACAATTAAAAGACTTTTTAGAATAA